One Yimella lutea DNA window includes the following coding sequences:
- a CDS encoding AAA family ATPase, producing MTAVSSKSTDPDSTDSTDSTGTDLQFVDVQDTKDRLDAGGYLADDALATTVFLQTRLDKPLLIEGPAGVGKTQLASSLAQVTGRRLLRLQCYEGQDESKALYEWDYGKQLLYTQILREKITELVGDTRTIDEAVDRIATHDSVFFSERFLAQRPLLEAVLSPDPVVLLIDEVDRADEALEAVLLELLAEFQISIPEVGTVRAKHQPYVILTSNNTRDLSAALKRRCLHLFLDYPDAERELDIIRSKDTGLDDALASQLVEVVRGLRELDLRKAPSISETIDWARTLAVLGASELSSKVLSDTLNIVVKYERDVSEARKAIPRLVDPNATVPEELPTHGHGHGHGHGHGHGDHDHSDGDHDHDHSAYASDPDGSAVRAAKDKPGRHGKGIYGEPGRDTRRTARRRTF from the coding sequence GTGACCGCCGTGAGCAGCAAGAGCACCGACCCCGACAGCACCGACAGCACCGACAGCACCGGGACCGACCTGCAGTTCGTTGACGTGCAGGACACCAAAGACCGATTGGACGCCGGCGGCTACCTCGCCGATGACGCACTCGCCACCACGGTGTTCTTGCAGACCCGACTAGACAAACCGCTGCTGATCGAGGGGCCGGCCGGTGTCGGCAAGACCCAGCTTGCGTCGTCCCTCGCGCAGGTCACCGGACGCCGGTTGCTGCGCCTGCAGTGCTACGAGGGTCAAGACGAGTCGAAGGCACTGTACGAGTGGGACTACGGCAAGCAACTGCTCTACACCCAGATCCTGCGCGAGAAGATCACCGAGCTCGTCGGTGACACCCGCACCATCGACGAGGCCGTCGACCGCATCGCCACCCACGACAGCGTGTTCTTCTCCGAACGCTTCCTGGCCCAACGTCCCTTGCTCGAAGCGGTGCTCTCCCCCGACCCCGTCGTGCTGCTCATCGACGAGGTCGACCGCGCCGACGAAGCCCTCGAGGCCGTGCTGCTGGAGTTGCTCGCGGAGTTCCAGATCTCGATCCCCGAGGTCGGCACGGTGCGGGCCAAGCACCAGCCCTACGTCATCCTCACCTCCAACAACACCCGTGACCTGTCGGCCGCGCTCAAGCGCCGCTGCCTTCACCTGTTCCTCGACTACCCCGACGCCGAACGCGAACTCGACATCATCCGCTCCAAGGACACCGGCCTCGATGACGCACTGGCCAGTCAGCTGGTCGAGGTGGTGCGCGGCCTGCGCGAGCTCGACCTACGGAAGGCACCGAGCATTTCCGAGACGATCGACTGGGCGCGCACACTGGCGGTGCTCGGCGCGTCCGAACTGTCGTCGAAGGTGCTGTCCGACACCTTGAACATCGTCGTGAAGTACGAGCGCGATGTCAGTGAGGCCCGCAAGGCGATCCCCCGGCTGGTCGACCCGAACGCCACGGTGCCCGAGGAGTTGCCCACCCACGGGCACGGACACGGACACGGGCATGGCCACGGGCACGGCGACCACGACCACTCGGATGGGGATCACGACCACGATCACTCTGCCTACGCGTCCGATCCGGACGGTTCCGCCGTGCGGGCGGCGAAGGACAAGCCGGGCCGCCACGGCAAGGGCATCTACGGCGAGCCGGGTCGTGACACCCGCCGCACGGCCCGCCGTCGGACCTTCTGA
- a CDS encoding VWA domain-containing protein codes for MQGAIHRFVRLLRLFGMRISVAETIDALQAATQPGMLGDRELLESALRVTLVKDRRDLEIFQDVFAAFFGLRAVVAAPEEHGHAHDDLSDSGDLHQFTLGEDPGDSPQQGHSHGAPDDIRDYFRREDLAQSYNLHQEANKLDMASATDEIVLSNDQSDPRGEAARVQLTTRRLQNPGLPGRLTDRAGLEVDAQLSVAQEMALLGWLAESDLPDEGPADDSDLRALREQLAPLLAGLPERLREHLERLLAAAPEIEERAQDAARAELLHEQERAEIEDHLRRLIRGLHGAPRARRRTSAAGTVDAARTMRHNMKYDGVPFRPITVAKTHDRPRLLLLADVSLSVRATSAFTLQVVQSLQSLVSSVRTFGFVADIAEVTDLFAEHRLDRALELVMAGPDGGGPIDVDADSDYGSVFETFLEDYGSALNHRTTVVMLGDGRGNGHDPGLRAFEEISRRARSTLWLTPEPRFSWRLGRCDLPLYAEYCDRVQVVRGLGGLEDLSHRIHTPA; via the coding sequence GTGCAGGGTGCCATCCACCGGTTCGTCCGGTTGCTGCGGTTGTTCGGGATGCGGATCAGCGTCGCGGAGACCATCGACGCGCTGCAGGCAGCGACCCAACCGGGCATGCTGGGCGACCGCGAGCTGCTGGAGTCCGCGCTGCGCGTGACCCTGGTGAAAGACCGCCGCGACCTGGAGATCTTCCAGGACGTCTTCGCCGCGTTCTTCGGTCTGCGCGCGGTCGTGGCCGCGCCGGAAGAGCACGGCCACGCGCACGACGACCTGAGCGACAGCGGCGATCTTCACCAGTTCACCCTCGGTGAAGACCCCGGCGACAGCCCGCAACAGGGCCACTCGCACGGTGCGCCCGACGACATCCGCGACTACTTCCGCCGCGAGGACCTCGCCCAGTCGTACAACCTGCACCAGGAGGCCAACAAGCTCGACATGGCCTCGGCGACCGACGAGATCGTGTTGTCGAACGACCAGAGCGACCCGCGCGGCGAGGCCGCCCGGGTGCAGCTGACGACCCGGCGGCTGCAGAACCCGGGGTTGCCCGGCAGGCTGACCGACCGCGCCGGGCTGGAGGTCGACGCTCAACTCAGCGTCGCCCAGGAGATGGCGCTACTCGGCTGGCTCGCCGAGAGCGACCTGCCCGACGAGGGTCCGGCCGACGACTCCGACCTGAGGGCACTGCGCGAGCAGCTCGCGCCGCTGCTCGCCGGCTTGCCCGAGCGGCTGCGCGAACACCTCGAACGCTTACTGGCCGCCGCCCCCGAAATCGAGGAGCGCGCCCAGGACGCGGCCCGCGCCGAACTCTTGCACGAGCAGGAGCGAGCCGAGATCGAGGACCACCTGCGCCGCCTCATCCGCGGGTTGCACGGTGCGCCGCGGGCGCGCCGCCGCACCAGCGCGGCGGGCACCGTCGACGCCGCCCGCACCATGCGGCACAACATGAAGTACGACGGCGTTCCGTTCCGGCCGATCACCGTCGCGAAGACGCACGACCGCCCACGTCTGCTGCTGCTGGCCGATGTGTCGCTGTCGGTGCGCGCGACCTCGGCCTTCACCCTGCAGGTGGTGCAGAGCCTGCAATCGCTGGTGAGCTCGGTGCGCACCTTCGGCTTCGTTGCCGACATCGCCGAGGTCACCGACCTGTTCGCCGAACATCGCCTCGACCGTGCTCTGGAACTCGTCATGGCCGGCCCGGACGGCGGTGGACCGATCGATGTCGACGCCGACTCCGACTACGGCTCGGTCTTCGAGACCTTCCTGGAGGACTACGGCTCAGCGCTCAACCACCGCACCACGGTCGTCATGCTCGGAGACGGACGCGGCAACGGGCACGACCCCGGCCTGCGCGCCTTCGAGGAGATCTCCCGGCGTGCTCGCAGCACGTTGTGGCTTACGCCCGAGCCGAGGTTCTCTTGGCGCCTCGGACGCTGCGACCTGCCGCTCTACGCGGAGTACTGCGACCGGGTGCAGGTCGTGCGCGGACTCGGCGGCCTGGAGGACCTCTCCCATCGCATCCACACCCCGGCGTGA
- the mftM gene encoding mycofactocin oligosaccharide methyltransferase MftM yields MDTSQDILSPLRSAPGGVYRDDCVTVIRGPAPPGREIAHTSHFTVHAGEPLAITHQLSVDDLDEDLTGLLRTELFEPGWVRGPELFERLFTGIVLTCADDPLAAWEAFYRNTIRQESTPGARPGGAIEEFRPVHDHAVELVLGDSVHELGSCFGFLALRLAAQGLDVTASDLSVGTMQLLGAVAPRLGARVATVVADAGHVPAADRSVDTVLAVHLLEHIDTEHGRRVLDEAVRLADRRVIVGVPYEDVADETFGHVRTIGPADLAELGAQTGLCFEVHEHHGGWLVIDR; encoded by the coding sequence ATGGACACCTCGCAGGACATCTTGTCCCCACTGCGCTCGGCGCCGGGCGGGGTCTACCGCGACGACTGCGTCACGGTGATCCGCGGCCCGGCTCCGCCCGGCCGAGAGATCGCGCACACCTCGCACTTCACGGTGCACGCCGGTGAGCCCTTGGCGATCACCCACCAGCTGAGCGTCGACGATCTCGACGAGGATCTGACCGGCTTGCTGCGCACCGAGCTGTTCGAACCGGGCTGGGTGCGTGGCCCCGAGTTGTTCGAGCGGTTGTTCACCGGCATCGTGTTGACCTGCGCCGACGACCCACTGGCTGCGTGGGAAGCGTTCTACCGCAACACGATTCGTCAGGAGTCGACTCCTGGTGCACGACCTGGTGGCGCGATCGAGGAATTCCGGCCGGTGCACGACCACGCCGTCGAACTCGTGCTCGGCGACTCGGTGCACGAACTCGGCAGCTGCTTCGGATTTCTCGCCCTGCGGCTGGCCGCGCAGGGGCTGGACGTGACCGCGTCCGACCTCAGCGTGGGCACCATGCAGTTACTCGGTGCGGTCGCTCCCCGGCTCGGCGCACGGGTCGCCACCGTGGTGGCCGACGCGGGGCATGTGCCGGCCGCCGATCGCAGCGTCGACACCGTGCTCGCGGTGCACCTGTTGGAACACATCGACACCGAGCACGGGCGCCGGGTGCTCGACGAAGCGGTGCGGCTGGCCGACCGCCGAGTGATCGTCGGGGTGCCCTACGAAGACGTCGCCGACGAGACCTTCGGGCATGTGCGCACGATCGGCCCAGCCGACCTCGCCGAGCTCGGTGCGCAGACCGGCCTGTGCTTCGAGGTGCACGAGCACCACGGTGGCTGGCTCGTCATCGACCGCTGA
- a CDS encoding MadR family response regulator transcription factor: MNGLTPTTGERTITVVLVDDHAVVRQGLRAILEREDDLSVVAEASDAREALAVVRHTDPAVVVLDLKLTTQQDADGIDLCSDLIAAHPGLAVLVFSTFVDDQLVLAAVRAGARGYVVKDVDTSGLIKAIRDVHRGGSAFDPRSAAAMVRGVTAPAVEDTSKMTKRELEVLALLAHGHSNKAIGQMLFISEATAKFHVANILHKLGVSRRAEAVYAASKLGVI; encoded by the coding sequence ATGAACGGACTGACGCCGACGACCGGCGAGCGCACGATCACCGTCGTGCTCGTCGACGACCATGCGGTCGTGCGGCAGGGCCTGCGCGCGATCCTCGAACGCGAGGACGACCTGTCGGTGGTCGCAGAGGCATCGGACGCGCGCGAGGCGCTCGCCGTCGTGCGGCACACCGACCCGGCGGTCGTTGTGCTCGATCTCAAACTCACCACCCAGCAGGACGCCGACGGCATCGACCTGTGCAGCGACCTGATCGCGGCCCATCCCGGGCTTGCCGTGCTGGTGTTCAGCACCTTTGTGGACGACCAACTCGTGCTCGCCGCGGTGCGCGCGGGGGCCCGCGGATACGTGGTCAAGGACGTCGACACGTCCGGCCTCATCAAGGCGATCCGCGACGTGCACCGAGGCGGCAGCGCGTTCGATCCGCGTAGCGCAGCGGCGATGGTGCGCGGCGTGACCGCGCCGGCCGTCGAGGACACCAGCAAGATGACCAAACGAGAACTCGAAGTGCTCGCGCTGCTGGCCCACGGGCACTCCAACAAAGCGATCGGCCAGATGCTTTTCATCTCCGAGGCGACCGCGAAGTTTCACGTCGCCAACATCCTGCACAAGCTCGGTGTCTCCCGGCGCGCCGAAGCGGTCTACGCCGCGAGCAAGCTCGGCGTGATCTGA
- a CDS encoding GAF domain-containing sensor histidine kinase: MINELDSLTGIRSGKRSYYREYVRSDERLHGTLRAMDAISQAVVRTVEGPRELLQEVVEAARSHLDADWALLLIGGGEFPGARPRVLMAPRDGDVVIEEYGLPLEVRREVGAVRGGAVPGDRAQCVRAPMMLEGRVVGTLSARHRLPEEPADADIAVLRILANQAAVSLHTSEQFQAGLLLHRRAQRLNAETEAQRRDLNERDTALRHAEHRLQVAAQRELVEEERQRIARELHDTVTQQVLSVGMALEIARGDAAALPGGDTLGERLAGTRDVAGHAVEQLRQAIFALRQPHSDRVQSLAELLEALVLQHIGPLTLRFRVEGVEVEVPEQARHDLVRAVGEALFNVTVHAQATRAYVRLVYRTGELRLIVADDGDGDPARLRRHLRLARRTPGDGRHRGLANMAERAERLGGAMNVRRARLGGVRIEFRVPLPVIMTPRAAGPVGKEQ, from the coding sequence GTGATCAACGAACTCGATTCACTCACCGGCATCCGGTCGGGCAAGCGTTCCTACTACCGCGAATACGTGCGGTCCGACGAACGGCTGCACGGCACGCTTCGGGCGATGGACGCGATCTCCCAGGCGGTCGTGCGCACTGTCGAGGGCCCGCGTGAGTTGCTGCAGGAGGTCGTCGAGGCCGCGCGCAGCCACCTCGACGCCGACTGGGCCCTGCTGCTGATCGGCGGGGGAGAGTTCCCCGGCGCCCGTCCGCGGGTGCTCATGGCGCCGCGCGACGGCGACGTCGTGATCGAGGAGTACGGCCTTCCGCTGGAGGTGCGCCGCGAGGTCGGGGCGGTGCGCGGTGGTGCCGTGCCCGGCGACCGGGCCCAATGCGTCCGCGCTCCGATGATGCTCGAGGGTCGCGTCGTCGGCACGTTGTCGGCCCGACATCGGCTGCCGGAGGAGCCGGCCGACGCCGACATCGCTGTGCTGCGCATCCTCGCCAACCAGGCGGCGGTTTCGCTGCACACGTCCGAGCAGTTCCAAGCCGGACTGCTGCTGCACCGACGGGCGCAACGCCTCAACGCCGAAACCGAGGCGCAGCGACGCGACCTCAACGAACGAGACACCGCGTTGCGCCACGCAGAACACCGACTGCAAGTTGCCGCGCAGCGCGAGTTGGTGGAGGAGGAGCGTCAGCGGATCGCGCGCGAGTTGCACGACACCGTCACCCAGCAGGTGCTCTCAGTGGGAATGGCCCTGGAGATCGCTCGTGGTGACGCGGCCGCGTTGCCGGGCGGCGACACTCTTGGCGAACGTCTGGCGGGCACCCGCGACGTCGCCGGTCACGCGGTCGAGCAGCTGCGGCAGGCGATCTTTGCCCTGCGTCAGCCTCACAGCGACCGGGTGCAGTCGTTGGCCGAACTGCTCGAAGCGCTCGTCTTGCAGCACATCGGGCCGCTGACCTTGCGCTTCCGGGTGGAGGGCGTCGAGGTGGAGGTGCCCGAGCAGGCACGACACGACCTGGTGCGCGCGGTCGGCGAAGCGTTGTTCAACGTCACCGTGCACGCTCAGGCGACCCGTGCCTACGTCCGATTGGTGTATCGCACAGGCGAATTGCGATTGATCGTCGCCGACGACGGCGACGGTGACCCGGCGCGTCTGCGCCGTCACCTCCGTCTCGCGCGCCGCACACCCGGCGACGGACGCCATCGCGGCCTGGCGAACATGGCGGAACGGGCAGAACGCCTGGGCGGAGCAATGAATGTGCGTCGCGCGCGCCTGGGAGGGGTGCGGATCGAGTTCCGCGTGCCGCTGCCAGTGATCATGACGCCGAGGGCGGCCGGCCCCGTAGGGAAGGAACAGTGA
- a CDS encoding iron-containing alcohol dehydrogenase, translating into MAGTQRGLSKFQAPEVVFGPGSIDEAGFAAGRLGARRPFVVTDPGIVEAGWADRLIDLLRAAGLDPQVWSAVSQNPKDHEVRAAYEHYRSRGADVIVGIGGGSVMDAAKGVAVVAGNGGDILDFIGVDQMAHPLPPTLMIPTTAGTGADVSQFCIVTDTKRSVKVTIMGRTLVPEVSITDPDLLVTMPAWLTAATGLDALTHGIEAYVSLAHNPIADLHALAAVEGVCTHLRSMVRQPIDTESGAGMAQASLNAGLAFSNAILGATHAMSHQVGGLLDAPHGVINGVLLPHVIRFNAPCHRFVQLARAAGLPDARDGAQAAEFLATCVEELGRDLGVPTGLAGLGVSAQNIPTLARTTLQDACLTTNPRPASQEQIEALFEAAL; encoded by the coding sequence GTGGCCGGCACGCAGCGGGGCCTGTCGAAGTTCCAGGCCCCGGAAGTTGTCTTCGGCCCCGGTTCCATCGACGAAGCGGGGTTCGCGGCGGGACGTCTGGGCGCCCGCCGACCGTTCGTCGTCACCGATCCCGGCATCGTCGAGGCGGGCTGGGCCGACCGGTTGATCGACCTGTTGCGCGCCGCCGGGCTCGACCCGCAGGTCTGGAGTGCGGTCAGCCAGAACCCCAAGGACCACGAGGTTCGGGCAGCCTACGAGCACTACCGCAGCCGCGGCGCCGACGTCATCGTCGGCATCGGTGGCGGCTCGGTGATGGACGCCGCGAAGGGTGTCGCAGTCGTCGCGGGCAACGGCGGCGACATCCTCGACTTCATCGGCGTCGATCAGATGGCGCACCCGCTCCCGCCGACGCTGATGATCCCGACGACGGCCGGCACCGGTGCGGACGTCTCGCAGTTCTGCATCGTCACCGACACCAAACGCTCGGTGAAGGTGACGATCATGGGCCGGACGCTGGTGCCTGAGGTGTCGATCACCGACCCCGACCTGCTGGTCACCATGCCGGCCTGGCTGACCGCCGCGACCGGGCTCGACGCCCTTACCCACGGCATCGAGGCATACGTCTCGCTGGCGCACAACCCGATCGCCGACCTGCATGCGCTCGCCGCGGTCGAAGGGGTCTGCACCCACCTGCGGTCGATGGTTCGGCAGCCCATCGACACCGAGTCGGGTGCCGGCATGGCACAGGCGAGCCTGAACGCCGGACTTGCGTTCAGCAACGCGATCCTCGGCGCGACCCACGCGATGAGTCACCAGGTCGGCGGCCTACTCGACGCACCGCACGGCGTCATCAACGGAGTGCTGCTGCCGCACGTAATTCGCTTCAACGCGCCGTGCCACCGGTTCGTGCAGCTCGCGCGGGCGGCGGGCTTGCCCGATGCGCGCGACGGCGCGCAGGCCGCAGAGTTCCTCGCCACCTGCGTCGAAGAACTCGGTCGTGACCTCGGCGTGCCGACCGGGCTTGCCGGGCTCGGCGTGAGCGCGCAGAACATCCCGACCCTGGCCCGCACCACCTTGCAAGACGCCTGCCTGACGACCAACCCGCGCCCGGCGTCGCAGGAGCAGATCGAGGCGTTGTTCGAGGCTGCGTTGTGA
- a CDS encoding DUF779 domain-containing protein gives MSTESKVAKAVNDVDCVAFTDAAAQLVAKLVDRNGPVMFHQSGGCCDGSAPMCYPVGDFMIGDVDVLLQRVQLPGVAEPVPFYMSSSQYEYWKHTHLTVDVVPGRGSGFSLEAPEGVRFLIRSRMFDEDELRGLGLL, from the coding sequence ATGAGCACCGAATCGAAGGTTGCCAAGGCGGTGAACGATGTCGACTGCGTCGCGTTCACCGACGCGGCCGCACAACTCGTGGCGAAACTGGTCGATCGCAACGGACCGGTGATGTTCCACCAGTCCGGCGGATGCTGCGACGGCAGCGCCCCCATGTGTTACCCGGTCGGCGACTTCATGATCGGCGACGTCGACGTGCTGCTGCAGCGGGTGCAGCTGCCCGGCGTCGCCGAACCGGTCCCGTTCTACATGAGCTCCTCGCAGTACGAGTACTGGAAGCACACTCACCTCACAGTCGACGTCGTGCCGGGACGCGGCAGCGGGTTCTCGCTCGAGGCGCCCGAAGGAGTGCGCTTCCTCATCCGGTCGCGAATGTTCGACGAAGACGAACTGCGCGGTCTCGGACTGCTGTGA
- the exaC gene encoding acetaldehyde dehydrogenase ExaC, producing the protein MPVFERPGTSGSKIKVEDRYGHYIGGEFVPPKKGEYFDNYAPQTGQVFTQVGRGTAEDIEAALDAAHNAADSWGRTSATDRSNILLKIADVMEANLEDIAVIESWDNGKAVRETLAADIPLAIDHFRYFAGALRGQEGSISEIDENTIAYHFHEPLGVVGQIIPWNFPILMAVWKLAPALAAGNAVVLKPAEQTPWSILKLAELIGPLLPPGVLNIVNGFGTEAGKPLASSPRIAKIAFTGETTTGRLIMQYASQNIIPVTLELGGKSPNIFFDSVASQNDAFYDKAQEGFAMFALNQGEICTCPSRALVQSSIYSDFMKDAVARVEKIKMGNPLDTETTMGAQASNDQLEKIKSYLDIGKQEGAKVLTGGDVASLGGDLDGGYYVQPTVFEGDNSMRIFQEEIFGPVVSVTSFDEEADALKTANDTLYGLGAGVWSRDGAQAYRMGRGIKAGRVWTNCYHQYPAHAAFGGYKQSGIGRENHKMMLDHYQQTKNLLVSYSPDALGFF; encoded by the coding sequence ATGCCCGTGTTCGAGCGCCCCGGCACGTCCGGTTCGAAGATCAAGGTCGAGGACCGATACGGCCACTACATCGGCGGCGAGTTCGTCCCGCCCAAGAAGGGCGAGTACTTCGACAACTACGCCCCGCAGACCGGCCAGGTGTTCACCCAGGTGGGTCGAGGCACCGCCGAGGACATCGAAGCTGCGCTCGACGCGGCCCACAACGCGGCCGACTCGTGGGGACGCACGTCCGCCACCGACCGCTCCAACATTCTGCTGAAGATCGCCGACGTCATGGAGGCGAACCTCGAGGACATCGCGGTCATCGAGTCCTGGGACAACGGCAAGGCCGTGCGCGAGACGCTCGCCGCCGACATCCCGCTCGCGATCGACCACTTCCGCTACTTCGCCGGTGCGCTGCGCGGCCAGGAGGGCAGCATCAGCGAGATCGACGAGAACACGATCGCCTACCACTTCCACGAGCCGCTGGGCGTCGTCGGCCAGATCATCCCGTGGAACTTCCCGATCCTGATGGCGGTGTGGAAGCTTGCCCCGGCGCTCGCCGCCGGCAACGCGGTCGTGTTGAAGCCGGCCGAGCAGACCCCGTGGTCGATCCTCAAGCTCGCCGAACTCATCGGTCCCCTGCTTCCCCCGGGCGTGCTCAACATCGTCAACGGGTTCGGCACCGAGGCCGGCAAGCCGCTGGCCTCCAGCCCGCGCATCGCCAAGATCGCCTTCACCGGCGAAACCACGACCGGCCGGTTGATCATGCAGTACGCCAGCCAGAACATCATCCCGGTGACCCTGGAGCTCGGTGGCAAGTCGCCGAACATCTTCTTCGACAGCGTCGCCTCGCAGAACGACGCGTTCTACGACAAGGCGCAGGAGGGCTTCGCGATGTTCGCCCTCAACCAGGGCGAGATCTGCACCTGTCCCTCGCGCGCGCTCGTCCAGAGTTCGATCTACAGCGACTTCATGAAGGACGCTGTTGCTCGCGTCGAGAAGATCAAGATGGGCAACCCGCTCGACACCGAGACCACGATGGGTGCGCAGGCGTCCAACGACCAGCTCGAGAAGATCAAGAGCTACCTCGACATCGGCAAGCAGGAGGGCGCGAAGGTGCTCACCGGCGGCGACGTCGCCTCGCTCGGGGGCGATCTCGACGGCGGCTACTACGTGCAGCCGACCGTGTTCGAGGGCGACAACTCCATGCGGATCTTCCAGGAGGAGATCTTCGGGCCGGTCGTCTCGGTCACCAGCTTCGACGAGGAGGCCGACGCGCTGAAGACCGCCAACGACACCCTGTACGGCTTGGGTGCCGGCGTGTGGTCGCGCGACGGCGCGCAGGCTTACCGGATGGGCCGCGGCATCAAAGCCGGACGCGTCTGGACCAACTGCTACCACCAGTACCCGGCCCACGCCGCGTTCGGTGGATACAAGCAGTCCGGCATCGGCCGCGAGAACCACAAGATGATGCTCGATCACTACCAGCAGACCAAGAACCTGCTCGTGTCCTACTCCCCGGACGCGCTCGGATTCTTCTGA
- a CDS encoding GAF domain-containing protein, which yields MSFVRPVVADSWRRSLDAGVRANEEQAPLVLSGGSLEDYRRAHPLWRAMPVLHDVLEQAIVDCDALLAVADENGQLLFVRGSNNALDKAQRIGFAEGASWDERVVGTNAPGTAIALGEPVVVRQQEHFLESVHRWSCVAVPIRDPRSGGVIGAVDVTGADHIVVPQTMAMLRAAARLAEMELHRIGSPATTGVRLSGLGVDSAVVSVGERTVALSPRHSEIVTLLAGRPDGMSGDEIACGLYEFESGRSTVRAELQRLRTMLGDDLFASRPYRLLMPVHSDWSVVLDLLEQGDVAGAVQRYRGPLLPRSDAPGVVELRERVHAALAAAVRSSGRSDLLMSWTRHPWGADDHEAWAALAGLLPIGSPMRSVAQAHLQRLA from the coding sequence ATGTCCTTCGTCCGCCCGGTGGTCGCCGACTCATGGCGCCGTTCGCTCGACGCCGGCGTTCGCGCGAACGAGGAGCAGGCACCGCTGGTGCTCAGTGGCGGCTCGCTCGAGGACTATCGCCGCGCGCATCCGCTGTGGCGCGCGATGCCGGTGCTGCACGACGTGCTCGAACAGGCGATCGTCGACTGCGATGCGCTGTTGGCCGTGGCCGACGAGAACGGTCAGTTGCTGTTCGTTCGTGGGAGCAACAACGCGCTCGACAAGGCGCAGCGGATCGGTTTCGCAGAGGGTGCCTCCTGGGACGAGCGGGTGGTCGGCACGAACGCGCCCGGCACCGCGATCGCGCTCGGTGAGCCGGTCGTCGTCCGCCAGCAGGAACATTTCCTGGAGTCGGTGCACCGGTGGTCGTGCGTTGCAGTGCCGATCCGCGACCCGCGCAGCGGCGGGGTCATCGGTGCCGTCGACGTCACCGGCGCAGACCACATCGTCGTCCCGCAGACGATGGCGATGCTGCGTGCCGCGGCCCGATTGGCCGAGATGGAGTTGCACCGCATCGGTTCGCCGGCCACCACCGGGGTGCGTCTCAGCGGGCTCGGGGTCGACTCGGCCGTGGTGTCGGTCGGCGAGCGCACGGTCGCTTTGAGCCCACGCCACAGCGAGATCGTCACCCTGCTGGCCGGCCGCCCCGACGGCATGTCGGGCGATGAGATCGCCTGCGGCCTCTACGAGTTCGAGTCGGGTCGATCGACCGTGCGGGCCGAACTGCAACGGCTGCGGACGATGCTCGGCGACGACCTGTTCGCCTCCCGGCCCTATCGACTGCTCATGCCGGTGCACAGCGACTGGTCGGTCGTGCTCGACCTGTTGGAGCAGGGCGACGTCGCCGGAGCGGTGCAGCGATACCGCGGCCCGTTGCTGCCGCGCTCGGACGCACCGGGCGTCGTCGAACTGCGCGAGCGGGTGCATGCGGCGCTCGCAGCCGCGGTGCGGTCGAGCGGACGCAGCGACCTGCTGATGTCGTGGACGCGGCACCCTTGGGGAGCTGACGACCACGAGGCGTGGGCCGCCCTCGCCGGCTTGCTACCGATCGGGTCACCGATGCGCTCGGTGGCGCAGGCGCACCTCCAACGTCTGGCCTGA